The Impatiens glandulifera chromosome 3, dImpGla2.1, whole genome shotgun sequence genome contains a region encoding:
- the LOC124931571 gene encoding LRR receptor-like serine/threonine-protein kinase GHR1: MSNSNLQLSLLFFLLSLSSLHSLTLPSDIAALKSFISAVKPDTIPPTSCLGSWNFKSDPCASPRVTHFICGLTCNSSSIPFRVIQITLDPAGYSGTLSQTISNLSNLAVLDLADNNFSGQIPPSLSSLSNLQQLILRSNSFSGGIPPEIRNLKSLETLDLSHNSLSGYLPNINSLSNLKTIDLSYNQLTGSIPKLPTNIIGFTMKANKLSEPLSKSSFADSTQLEVVELSENSIPGNLQAWFFLIPSLQQVNLANNSLKGIEIWKPVNGISDLVAVDLSFNGIKTNLPANFSSYPSLASLSLRYNRFRGPIPWEFGKLKRLFLDGNFLNGRPPKTLFTGESPAYGSLGDNCLMNCPVSSELCLKSQKPTSICREAYGGKQKS; this comes from the coding sequence ATGTCCAACTCCAATCTTCAACTCTctctcctcttcttcctcctttctctctcctctctccatTCTCTCACTCTCCCCTCCGACATCGCCGCCCTAAAATCCTTCATATCCGCCGTCAAACCCGACACCATCCCTCCCACCTCATGTCTCGGATCTTGGAATTTCAAATCCGACCCGTGTGCCTCTCCTCGGGTCACCCATTTCATATGTGGCCTCACTTGTAATTCCTCCTCAATCCCTTTCCGGGTCATTCAAATCACCCTCGACCCGGCTGGATACTCCGGTACCCTTTCTCAAACTATCTCAAATCTCTCAAACCTCGCCGTCCTAGACCTCGCCGACAACAATTTCTCCGGCCAAATTCCTCCctctctctcctctctttcAAACCTACAACAACTAATCCTCCGATCAAATTCCTTCTCCGGCGGTATTCCACCGGAGATCAGAAACCTTAAATCTCTCGAAACCCTTGATCTTTCTCATAATTCACTATCAGGGTATTTACCTAATATCAATTCTCTTTCCAATTTGAAAACAATTGATCTTAGTTACAATCAATTAACCGGGTCGATTCCAAAACTACCCACAAACATAATTGGATTCACGATGAAAGCCAACAAGCTTTCTGAACCCCTTTCCAAATCATCATTCGCCGATTCAACTCAGCTCGAGGTAGTCGAACTCAGTGAAAACTCTATACCCGGTAATCTCCAAGCTTGGTTCTTTCTTATCCCATCTCTTCAACAAGTAAACCTAGCCAATAATAGCTTAAAGGGTATTGAGATTTGGAAACCGGTGAACGGAATTAGCGATCTTGTCGCCGTCGATCTGAGTTTCAACGGGATAAAAACGAATTTACCGGCGAACTTTTCTTCTTATCCTTCTTTGGCTTCTCTGTCTCTACGTTATAATCGATTTCGTGGACCTATTCCATGGGAGTTTGGTAAATTGAAAAGATTGTTTCTTGATGGGAATTTTCTAAATGGGAGACCACCTAAGACGTTGTTTACCGGCGAGTCGCCGGCGTATGGAAGTTTAGGAGATAACTGTTTGATGAATTGTCCGGTTTCGTCGGAGTTATGTTTGAAATCACAGAAACCGACGTCAATTTGCCGGGAAGCGTACGGTGGGAAACAAAAGTCTTAA